taaaaacggtcttcgggcttaaataaaatttttcgataattataattgatttttgattacTCCAGATACTCCagatacgaataaaatttcggaATCAgagaaaaatgtgaaaaactttactggaaaaccgggaaatatcagggaattttgaaatcatttctttgtggccATCCCGATTcagtttatttatgattatttaaatagtgaTAATTAACTTTTGTGTTACATAGACAAGCACCAATTGGTGATGACAACTACCTCCACTTAGCTGCAAGAGCCGGATTTGATAATCAGCTTACGAAACGTTCTGCCTATACAGACTCTGATGGCCTCAATCAACGATGCATAGAAGCGGGATTCTATGACGGTTTTACACGTCGTATTGAGACGGATCGTAGATACGATGAGTCATTACGAAAGTGTTTGGATTCAGATTCAATAAATCGTAGgtacgaaaatgaaaataatacatTAAAACTCTATGAGAGTAATACAGAACGAAATGATCTCAATAAATTTGACCGTAGTTTGAATAATACATTAAAGTCAGATAGAGTTGTTGAAAGAAAtggtaatgaaaatttagaaaatcatAGGCGAAtggaaatgaataatttattatgcaTTGAGGGTGTCAGTTTATCGGGTTCATTGTCTAGGAAATTGAGTAATTATgataatgttaaaaaattaaataatgacaGTTCATTATCGTGGAGAATAAGAGATGATGCGTCTGATATATCATCTAGTTCTATGAGTGGTCGtggaaataattgaaatttttttttattcattatttaattattattaattaataatataacaaaaaccagtgaaaataatattcttcTCTTCCATGGAATTAATGTATGTCGCACTTGAATgctaattgtttaaatttatacgttaaatcatcaattattaataactcatCTGTTCATTTTCATCCCTtacaattattgttattattacgttaattattttattattaatattataattattattaatacgcACATTtgtataattgatattaattactttattaattaatttaagtgttaggaaaaacaaacaaaacataacgaatgttatttataaaaaaatcttttactatttatttatttttatttattttaaaagttgtcacgatttattattattattattattattattattatttttaactattaattattattacttctAAAAACGTGACAAGTGTAAGAAACTGTAAATTCAATAATGCTGATGATTATTAAAGTGTCAATGgactacataaaaaaaaaaaaaaaaaaaaaaagaaacgtaATCTCAATTTATCAAAGTTTATCTTTTATATGATCACGATAATAATGGTGCTcaattaaactaattaatgAGTTTAACGCAACGTTaactttgataaaaaaaattaaatatcatcaatttatatttttctttcaatcaTTCATTCATTGAAGTTTTTTACTGGAGTTAAtgagtcattaaaaaaaaaaaattcatttttaagtaaatgatTTCGTTTATTTAACGATAAgaccaaataaatttaaaaaaataataataaatagcaaataaaattcatacaatttaTTTGCTACTACATAATCAAGCTCGATCTCTTGAATTGATAAGttgtttttattcattaattctaattacatttaaattaaataaaaagatctAATTTTGAACTGATTGTAGGTATTAggatctgataatttttttacgatacgtcgcgcaattttttttttttattactgagCACAAAGATAAACAATTTATGAACAGCTGTTACAAATTGTCTCTAATGTAgtctaatttattattattattttttttcgactataAAAGtagataacaaaaatttttaaatgacataaaatctagactaattatttatttatatattttctttgtaattatgattataattgcagatattttttttttaattaaaaaatttgaaaaatatttgcatttattatttttataaaatttaatttaaaaaaagtataacaaTAAATCTTTAATAATGAAGATTGAGAATACGTTGAAGCAGTAGTTGACgtaaagtgaaataaaaaaagaggcttgataattgtaattataaattaaaatgaaaattataaattttgtgtcgttagaaaaatattttttaaaaaatcggtgTAGAATCCCTCCATTGTAGTAagcgttaattaataattagccTTGAGATATTAAATAAGTTAATTGTGAATTGTAAAACACCAATTAATAATaccaagaaaaaaagttgtcgttaattttcaatatattattaattaatataaatcttattataacttattggatattaaaaaaaaaaaaaaagaaaaacttatAAGATTGATCCAATAAATGTACAGTGTACAGAATTCATCTATGTCCagatatatagatttattatATAGATCTAAACAAATTATTTCGTTGTCTCtctttatgattattttaattattattaatattgtagaattaaattaaaaaaaaattataagtaataatttttattgtccgttagtgtttaaatattatttagtgtacagatttatataattataagataattgataaaaatttacaaaaaaactaataatataaattatttaaatttagtcTTGACAAAAATCTTAATGCACATATCTACATTACGCTATtgcgtttaaataaattacttgattttattaattatattgaatTGATTGTTTATTAACAATGAGGtccaatttacttttttttcgatactttaactatttatacatctgtatttaaatttatgaacccaagagattaaattattaaaaataaaaacaaacttgatttacaatttttgtatttaagaaaattaaaaaagaaacttccgtaatatatttaatttgtttttttaaatcattaattgaaCAAgactaacaaaaaataaaatgcgactagacatatataatatacatgtatgataataattaataattaaaaaataattctactTATCAAcggtattatttatattaaaatatatatattatgtattaataatttagtaatGATTTTGTACATCATCTTTTTTGTTGTGTTCATGAAATTACTATTGTTGTGTCTCTTAGTAAATTCTTAGGATAGATTGTgccttgaaaaataaaacccaCATTAAGGAATCAATCAAATGaccgaaaattaaaaaaaaaaataaaatatgtaaaacgaaaaaagttaataaattttgttttacacGTAGATaatctcgaattatttattttttaaaatattgtaaaataatactcgattattattaaacattattTCTTTTTGGAATCATAATATTGTACATACCATAAAcgcaataaaaaacaaatgttttctctacttattttgttattatttatttaaaatgttttttaatataatatggATATTTATATACAGGGGGTAAAACGGGGTACTAAGTTTTCGGGGACTCAAATacattaaatctttttttctaatgatattcaaagtaaatagaaaaaagtttcagctgccgttaaaaaaaaaatttcgttttttgCGGGCAAATTGGGTCACCCCCTGAAAAaagatgagtgtgaatgtaacaatcaaacaaatttaaaactattaatcaatagagtaaataattaacaaaatagaattttttaaaaatgcgcatttaaaaaatttttaaattaataagtgcattttttgtaaatattattttattaattgtttactctatttattaatgattttaaatttgtcggatgtctgctgcattcacactcatgaaaaaggtgaaaaaaaaaatttctgaatattaaataaatttgattaaattaaattttcttgtaaaGGATtgacataaagaaaaattcaatttcacataattattggatgcaaaggaagaaaaaaaaatttttaatagtttttaccataaaacaaaagtcattaacatttttctactgacacttttgatttttaaaaaagtttaactacctactttaaattattaattttttatttgttaatcactatttattattaacttcaaaGTTAAAGATTTAAATAGTTTCAATTCCaaagaagatatttttaaagaagcaCTTATATACTGCTTAAAGTAAtagatcaaaaaattattaaaagttaattaaatgtaaaaaattgtaaatattttcgagttgATTATTGAATACATCTAAAGTAATTTGACCCTGggagttattttattgtaattgataagaaaaaaaaatcaaattgatttcatactacttttttacaaaaacaaaatttttccaaaactgaaaaaaaattgaaaattatgttCAATCATATTTTCAAAAGTGAATTtggaatatttgaaaaatatttaaaaaaaataaaaatttttataaaattttgacggtaccccgttttgccctcCTCTctcctataattattattattatttatagtttactAGTGACTCTAGATTACAGTAGggatttcaaatttgaaataggTTGCACTGCTTTACGCAGTTCTTCATCAGAATGTTCAGCagtcgtaaaataaaatttcttctcTAAGTTtgtgtttttatcattaagtaaatctttttaatttttttttcttattcaaaCTAGTAACTTTAAGcaaagataattatttgttaattaatcattcttagctttatatttttttatataattatttaattaattaattacttaataatgtCTGGTGATGTACAACCGAGAAAACGTAAAGAAAAAAGACGTAAAAGAGGCAAGTAAATGATTATCTTTCGTAACACGCTCTCACTGCGGTAAGATATTTTTAgcaataactatttttttatttttatctttacagaaaatagaagaaaaagttttttttttatattttactaactctaattattaaataaataattaatacttagatttttttgcaatatatttaaatatatttttatttttaaaatttttaactatttattgCAAAAACGCAACTTTcttcaaaattcattaaatatttttgaaagctttattattaaaaagaaaaaaataaataaattgattatttattatatttttttttttattgagtttcaattaattaattaatattattaatgaaagCAAAGTtaagaatagaaaaaataatgcaTTTCGATACTTTGTCAGACGAAACTTTCAGCTACaaaaatagaataatttgTATGAGCCGCTTCAAAAGcatttatctttaaaaattataaaagtactgaagaaaaatttaacaaaaaaaaagttttaaatatttgaatatattcgttaatttttagttgagGGAGAGTACCACATACAAAGGATACAAATTCTCgttggtatgatttttttttttttttttttttcattgaagaAATAATCTTTAGctcaatatattatattattattgttgagtttatttttaaaaatgtgtagTAGTAAAAatggattattattttttctttgatatAGAAGACGAAGATTCAGGAACTCCACCCCCGCAATTAGTAAATCCAGCTGAGCATGCAATGGATAATGTTACGATACATGTCTACAAAGAAGGATCAACAGGAGGTCATTGGTGTGCgaagattatattttttgcattattttCAGTATTGATTGGTCTTGTTGGAGTCATTATTTTAGAGCATCGAGGTACTACTGACGGTAAGaagctatttttatttataaaattaatttaacaaactttttattttaattgatttgttggtATTAATGGAGTGTTTCTTTATGTAGTGGATACGCCAATAAGTTCATCAAAATGGGCGATGATTTTTGATGGATGGGTAGATGATATTCTTCCGAGTCATGATAATGAACCGCATGAAGAAGAAAATAGTAAAGAAGTTGAGCATGAGGACGAAGATGATCATGATAAAGAAAGTCATGAAGAAGATCatgatgatgaagatgaagatgaagGTATTGGATCTGAAGAAGAGGATAACGAGGAAGATgaagaagatgatgatgaagtAAATGAATCAGAAGCTGTAGATATAGAGGATGAAGATGATGAAGAGGAAAATTCAGAAGACATTGAAGACGACGAAGAAGAAAATTCAGAAGATATTGAAGATGATGAAGAAGAAAATTCAGAAGATATTCAGGATGATgaagaggaagaagaagaggaggaagaagaagaagatgatAATGAAGTCGATGTATCTAAAGTTGAAAATGATGAAGATGAAGGTTTTgaagatgatgataatgaaacTTATGAAAATCTTGATGAAACTGATGAATTAGAAGATGAAAATGAATCTGCAGATAAagaaaatgatgataatgatgaaaatGAGGAAGAAGATGAGAATAATGAAGAAGATGAAGATGATATAACTAATATATCAGCGCCTGATGTAGATGTTAGTGTAGAGGGCGTACACTCGCCCTCTAAAGAAGATGAAGAAACAGATTATGAATTTATGGGAATGCCAGGAATTCATGAGAAAGaggattttgaaaaagtaaatttaatttttattgcatatGAGATTGCCACGAGTTAATTATgtgtgataatttattattttgtattgttAATAGATGGAAATAGTTGAAGGTATCGAAGTACCTAAAGAAGAAAACGAAGACGTATTAGACGAAACAAGTGGTgagtcactttttttttataccttagataaaaaactttttaagaataattaaaaggTCCTCCATGCTTTAGatagtatttaatttaaaaaaatttattttattacaaatcactgtattgttaaataaagtaggaaattattattattgttaataaatatgataaacaaataaatataataatatataaaaatagaatgtatttaataaaataaataaattgcggAAAATATAATATGGTGATTGCAGTGCCAGTGAAATTTGGAGTTGGTGTTGCACTAGTCATTGCCGCTCATATTGTTCTGGTTAGAAGGTGGAAAAATggtaattgtaatttttttttttttttcgtttttaagttattttacaAGCTCCTGTAAATGTTAATTCATATCTTTGTCGCAAGCGTATTaacaattatcattttattaattatgatcttcattataaattaattgcaaacaaaaacaaagctcggggaatttttttttaaagaaatatcACGTCATTTTGctctttaataatttattaattagtgtgCTTGagcaaataatatatacatgttAGCATGTTTTATGTGATCATCAACTAACCGAAAACGTAAGTATATAAAATGGAAcatacaaaaataatcaattgtaatttttttacgtcattgtgttgtaaatttaaattttaatttttaaaattaataataaataaaatattacatattaatttttttttcttttattaaaagcAGAAGAAACaatggaattaaaaagaaGAAATAGTATTGTACCGCCAacaataccaaaaaaattaattgtaactggggatagtaataaaaaacaacaacaagCAAAAACTTATCAagatttaaaatctaaatatacAAATTTGCAACAAGATATTAAGAGGGTTAATAAACCATTGAGTTCAGTTGAAAATTTACGaggtaacaaaaataataatttttattttgtaattaaataataattattgatttaaaattattatggtagatgtggaaaaaaatgtttcaaaaacaaaaaatgaacCACAAGAAATTTATACTTCGGAAAGTGAACGATTTTCTGGGACTGAAATCGAGTCAGATTATTTGGATGATGATTTAGAAGCTGAAGAAGATTTGGAAGACGAAGAAGAACTGGATGATGAGGAAGACATTGAAGCTGAAGAAGTTGATGACACCGAATTGGTTGCTAAATTGGAAGCTAAGTATGGAAAACTGCCTACTCCGAGTCAGagtgaagaagaagaagaagacgaaGAAGAGGAAGAGGAGGAGGATGAAGAAGAAATcgaagatgaagaagaagaagaggaaGACGACGAAGGAGATTGGAaacgtaaataataaattatttgtgaattttagaggtgatttagttaattataaattttaagttttttgtaTGTTATCTATAATCAGCATGGAGgatcttttttaaaatcatttttattaaatttaattaacaatttttttttttaataatatacttttttatgtcAGCAGGTATAAATGCTCCGAAGGCAGTGTATTCTAGtgttgaagataaaaaattaaaagaaaaagaatctGCGAGAGAACGTCAAGTTCATCCGCCTCCTCGAGGTGGTCGTCAAGCTTTTGAATCCATTCATCCTGGAGATTATGATAATGTGAATATCCAAGATGAAATTGAACACTGGTTAGCGCGGGTAAGAATTTAccaattaacttttaaattagtattccgtgttaaaaaaaaatctgttccAGAAACGTTCATGACAGTGAACTTCCAAaacttggaaaaaattataaagtgaaTAATTTGCAATTGATGTCGGCTTTTTCTGTGTGTTTTTcacacttttaattattttaaagttaaaaaaaatgattataaattcaatcACAGTTACAAGGATATATTAGTTGTTATGAATGAATGTTTATTATAGCCATCATACAACGTTTCGTTGGTTTCCCAACTTTTTCAAGTACCAAAGTATGATGGTCataataaacattaattaataacaactaATATATCCTTGTAACAAAGTTCGGAATTGGGTGCATTCCGAAATGCGCTGCGAGCAGATGTAGTGTAGCTCATTTCGAAATGCAcccttatttattattcttattacttgaaaaataaattaattagaaattgGAGAAAACTAATAATCgtacgtaaaaataaaatggcggtagaatatgatagaaaaatatttaaaaaattaaaaaaaaatacgcaaGTGTTCGAACAAACCTTGGTggggaaataatatgcagaagggtgtcctaatacacttggagatttaatttaaattgctccAAGTCCATTGCACTTGactgctatttcccaccagacgatgccagatgattttgctcagaaacttggaagtcatcagcatcagcaattcgcaacactttacactagcacCGAATACTCAACACTTAACGACACCACAGTCACtttgcacaatttaaattttacaaacaccgcacattttaattaaacaatgactatgagcaaaaaaatttatggataaCTCCGCGAATTAACTGCAATACTGTGTTTCAATTTAAACGTAAAGAAAGATTTGGACTACTACTGCCCTTgtcgatgatactgactgACGCTATTGGACCGCCAGTTGATACAAAGCAATCGATTTTGCAATTATTCGATCGCCCCcgctttagcaaaaatttgaacgttGAATACATTGACACGCAGTAGCGCCAACTTGGCGCGAAAtgtcaaaattgaaatttactatttttattgaaatttatttgtgtcaataattatattaattagactaaaagtctactcgaatttttttattttcatgaataatttattaattatcctgattacttgcgcggtaaattttgatattcgaaaaataacttattagaaatgggagaaaaattaaaaatcgtgaatcaaaatgaaatggcggcagaatatgatagaaatatttaaaatagttaaaaaaaaacacgcaagTGTTTTGCGCAAAAATCGTGCTGCTACTACGCTGCACTTGCACGGTCTGCTGCTAAGCTGCGCTACGCTAAGCTGCTCGCAGTGCATTTCGAAATGCACCCATTGTCTCAATTTTGAAAGTTCAGTGTCAGGAacatttttggaacgaatttttttgacgcgggatattttgaaaataaataagcaataatacttatcttttttttacaggatttagataattaatattattattataattttttaaaattgtttaaatatataaaaaaacgttatatgtttatgaaaatatatttttcttttaattatgcatgattaaattttattaaatacaaaaattatttttagataattGCTTTTagcattgattttatttttttaaaataattaacaaatatttaaaaataaaatgctcaGATATTGCTCagtaatataaagaaaaatatgttgtataattaaataaatatagtttatGTACTGtataatgaatattttcataagaggaaagtttttttttgttgttaataaaaaaaatatttgtaatataagtaaaaaataaatatattttaataaataaatatctaacaatttaaaaatgtaattaatgaggtcatttatttaaat
The Microplitis mediator isolate UGA2020A chromosome 6, iyMicMedi2.1, whole genome shotgun sequence genome window above contains:
- the LOC130669295 gene encoding glutamic acid-rich protein-like isoform X2, which translates into the protein MSGDVQPRKRKEKRRKRVEGEYHIQRIQILVEDEDSGTPPPQLVNPAEHAMDNVTIHVYKEGSTGGHWCAKIIFFALFSVLIGLVGVIILEHRGTTDVDTPISSSKWAMIFDGWVDDILPSHDNEPHEEENSKEVEHEDEDDHDKESHEEDHDDEDEDEGIGSEEEDNEEDEEDDDEVNESEAVDIEDEDDEEENSEDIEDDEEENSEDIEDDEEENSEDIQDDEEEEEEEEEEEDDNEVDVSKVENDEDEGFEDDDNETYENLDETDELEDENESADKENDDNDENEEEDENNEEDEDDITNISAPDVDVSVEGVHSPSKEDEETDYEFMGMPGIHEKEDFEKMEIVEGIEVPKEENEDVLDETSVPVKFGVGVALVIAAHIVLVRRWKNAEETMELKRRNSIVPPTIPKKLIVTGDSNKKQQQAKTYQDLKSKYTNLQQDIKRVNKPLSSVENLRDVEKNVSKTKNEPQEIYTSESERFSGTEIESDYLDDDLEAEEDLEDEEELDDEEDIEAEEVDDTELVAKLEAKYGKLPTPSQSEEEEEDEEEEEEEDEEEIEDEEEEEEDDEGDWKRINAPKAVYSSVEDKKLKEKESARERQVHPPPRGGRQAFESIHPGDYDNVNIQDEIEHWLARDLDN
- the LOC130669295 gene encoding glutamic acid-rich protein-like isoform X1 — encoded protein: MSGDVQPRKRKEKRRKRVEGEYHIQRIQILVEDEDSGTPPPQLVNPAEHAMDNVTIHVYKEGSTGGHWCAKIIFFALFSVLIGLVGVIILEHRGTTDVDTPISSSKWAMIFDGWVDDILPSHDNEPHEEENSKEVEHEDEDDHDKESHEEDHDDEDEDEGIGSEEEDNEEDEEDDDEVNESEAVDIEDEDDEEENSEDIEDDEEENSEDIEDDEEENSEDIQDDEEEEEEEEEEEDDNEVDVSKVENDEDEGFEDDDNETYENLDETDELEDENESADKENDDNDENEEEDENNEEDEDDITNISAPDVDVSVEGVHSPSKEDEETDYEFMGMPGIHEKEDFEKMEIVEGIEVPKEENEDVLDETSVPVKFGVGVALVIAAHIVLVRRWKNAEETMELKRRNSIVPPTIPKKLIVTGDSNKKQQQAKTYQDLKSKYTNLQQDIKRVNKPLSSVENLRDVEKNVSKTKNEPQEIYTSESERFSGTEIESDYLDDDLEAEEDLEDEEELDDEEDIEAEEVDDTELVAKLEAKYGKLPTPSQSEEEEEDEEEEEEEDEEEIEDEEEEEEDDEGDWKPGINAPKAVYSSVEDKKLKEKESARERQVHPPPRGGRQAFESIHPGDYDNVNIQDEIEHWLARDLDN
- the LOC130669295 gene encoding glutamic acid-rich protein-like isoform X3, with amino-acid sequence MSGDVQPRKRKEKRRKRVEGEYHIQRIQILVEDEDSGTPPPQLVNPAEHAMDNVTIHVYKEGSTGGHWCAKIIFFALFSVLIGLVGVIILEHRGTTDVDTPISSSKWAMIFDGWVDDILPSHDNEPHEEENSKEVEHEDEDDHDKESHEEDHDDEDEDEGIGSEEEDNEEDEEDDDEVNESEAVDIEDEDDEEENSEDIEDDEEENSEDIEDDEEENSEDIQDDEEEEEEEEEEEDDNEVDVSKVENDEDEGFEDDDNETYENLDETDELEDENESADKENDDNDENEEEDENNEEDEDDITNISAPDVDVSVEGVHSPSKEDEETDYEFMGMPGIHEKEDFEKMEIVEGIEVPKEENEDVLDETSVPVKFGVGVALVIAAHIVLVRRWKNEETMELKRRNSIVPPTIPKKLIVTGDSNKKQQQAKTYQDLKSKYTNLQQDIKRVNKPLSSVENLRDVEKNVSKTKNEPQEIYTSESERFSGTEIESDYLDDDLEAEEDLEDEEELDDEEDIEAEEVDDTELVAKLEAKYGKLPTPSQSEEEEEDEEEEEEEDEEEIEDEEEEEEDDEGDWKPGINAPKAVYSSVEDKKLKEKESARERQVHPPPRGGRQAFESIHPGDYDNVNIQDEIEHWLARDLDN
- the LOC130669295 gene encoding glutamic acid-rich protein-like isoform X4 encodes the protein MSGDVQPRKRKEKRRKREDEDSGTPPPQLVNPAEHAMDNVTIHVYKEGSTGGHWCAKIIFFALFSVLIGLVGVIILEHRGTTDVDTPISSSKWAMIFDGWVDDILPSHDNEPHEEENSKEVEHEDEDDHDKESHEEDHDDEDEDEGIGSEEEDNEEDEEDDDEVNESEAVDIEDEDDEEENSEDIEDDEEENSEDIEDDEEENSEDIQDDEEEEEEEEEEEDDNEVDVSKVENDEDEGFEDDDNETYENLDETDELEDENESADKENDDNDENEEEDENNEEDEDDITNISAPDVDVSVEGVHSPSKEDEETDYEFMGMPGIHEKEDFEKMEIVEGIEVPKEENEDVLDETSVPVKFGVGVALVIAAHIVLVRRWKNAEETMELKRRNSIVPPTIPKKLIVTGDSNKKQQQAKTYQDLKSKYTNLQQDIKRVNKPLSSVENLRDVEKNVSKTKNEPQEIYTSESERFSGTEIESDYLDDDLEAEEDLEDEEELDDEEDIEAEEVDDTELVAKLEAKYGKLPTPSQSEEEEEDEEEEEEEDEEEIEDEEEEEEDDEGDWKPGINAPKAVYSSVEDKKLKEKESARERQVHPPPRGGRQAFESIHPGDYDNVNIQDEIEHWLARDLDN
- the LOC130669295 gene encoding glutamic acid-rich protein-like isoform X5 yields the protein MDNVTIHVYKEGSTGGHWCAKIIFFALFSVLIGLVGVIILEHRGTTDVDTPISSSKWAMIFDGWVDDILPSHDNEPHEEENSKEVEHEDEDDHDKESHEEDHDDEDEDEGIGSEEEDNEEDEEDDDEVNESEAVDIEDEDDEEENSEDIEDDEEENSEDIEDDEEENSEDIQDDEEEEEEEEEEEDDNEVDVSKVENDEDEGFEDDDNETYENLDETDELEDENESADKENDDNDENEEEDENNEEDEDDITNISAPDVDVSVEGVHSPSKEDEETDYEFMGMPGIHEKEDFEKMEIVEGIEVPKEENEDVLDETSVPVKFGVGVALVIAAHIVLVRRWKNAEETMELKRRNSIVPPTIPKKLIVTGDSNKKQQQAKTYQDLKSKYTNLQQDIKRVNKPLSSVENLRDVEKNVSKTKNEPQEIYTSESERFSGTEIESDYLDDDLEAEEDLEDEEELDDEEDIEAEEVDDTELVAKLEAKYGKLPTPSQSEEEEEDEEEEEEEDEEEIEDEEEEEEDDEGDWKPGINAPKAVYSSVEDKKLKEKESARERQVHPPPRGGRQAFESIHPGDYDNVNIQDEIEHWLARDLDN